The Acidianus manzaensis genome has a window encoding:
- a CDS encoding APC family permease translates to MSSDNLKSDDRLKKVLTRRELTYLSLGGIIGSGWLFAPLAAAAYAGYYSIFSWIIGGIMMILIALSYAEVSSMLPKSGGIIRYPHYTHGRIVGFFMFWTYLISAISTVSIEAVATTTYLSHFFPSLYSSGNLTMEGILVTYILLVLFFFANYFGVKGLGRISHGIGWWKLIIPSLTALILFAFFNYTNFSLPVSNAINGTLYAIPASGIVFSYLGFRQAIEYGGEGKNPQKDIPFAIISSLVISMIIFTVLEIGFIGALNWSAIGIQPGNWNSLITSSISNSPILSIFKIHSSSLLLALDIWISILVFDSIISPAGTGIIYTGTSVRTLFGSSNNGYLPKIFSEVNKRGIPFISLIISVIGAAIFLLPIPSWYSIVNISSSATVLTYIMGGIGLHSFRKNYPNLKRVYSLSNWKIISPLSTIMAGLLVYWSGFSTLFYIIVIGFIGLSIYLVFYSKYPIMNVISMFAILISSILFYNATSSLSIGNNLAFLLFILLFTGFAILELLFLKIDKNEIRATYWLVPFLSSMLLLSYLGPFGLNDLIPFPYDIPIVSVVILVFHYLAVKNSIPNLIEEKLEAE, encoded by the coding sequence ATGTCGTCAGATAATCTGAAATCAGATGATAGATTGAAAAAAGTGTTAACTAGACGTGAATTAACTTATCTTTCTTTAGGAGGAATTATTGGCTCTGGTTGGTTATTTGCTCCTTTAGCTGCTGCGGCTTACGCTGGTTATTATTCGATTTTTTCTTGGATAATAGGAGGAATTATGATGATATTAATTGCATTATCGTATGCAGAAGTATCTTCTATGTTACCTAAATCCGGAGGAATTATAAGATATCCTCATTATACTCATGGGAGAATAGTAGGATTCTTTATGTTTTGGACATATTTAATCTCAGCTATATCAACAGTATCTATAGAAGCAGTAGCTACGACCACTTACTTATCTCATTTCTTTCCTTCATTATACTCTTCTGGAAATCTAACAATGGAAGGAATTCTAGTTACGTATATTCTGCTGGTATTGTTCTTTTTTGCAAATTACTTTGGAGTAAAAGGATTAGGAAGAATAAGTCATGGAATAGGATGGTGGAAATTAATAATACCTTCATTAACTGCTTTAATACTATTTGCATTCTTCAATTATACTAATTTTTCTCTACCAGTATCTAACGCAATAAATGGAACATTATATGCAATACCAGCATCTGGGATAGTGTTCTCTTATCTAGGTTTTAGGCAAGCTATAGAATATGGAGGAGAAGGAAAGAATCCACAGAAGGATATTCCGTTTGCAATAATCTCATCTCTAGTTATATCAATGATTATATTTACAGTATTAGAAATTGGGTTTATAGGAGCATTAAACTGGTCAGCAATAGGCATACAGCCTGGGAATTGGAATTCGCTAATTACATCCTCAATAAGTAATTCTCCGATACTATCAATATTTAAGATTCATTCATCTTCTTTACTTCTGGCATTAGATATTTGGATTTCAATCTTAGTATTCGATAGCATAATATCTCCTGCAGGAACTGGAATAATATATACTGGAACTTCTGTTAGAACACTTTTTGGATCTTCCAATAATGGATACTTACCAAAAATATTTTCGGAAGTAAATAAAAGAGGAATACCATTTATTTCGCTTATAATTTCAGTTATAGGAGCAGCTATATTTCTTCTTCCAATTCCTTCTTGGTACTCCATAGTTAACATTTCTTCTTCAGCTACAGTATTGACGTATATTATGGGAGGGATAGGGTTACACTCATTTAGAAAAAACTATCCAAATCTGAAAAGAGTTTATTCCTTATCAAATTGGAAAATTATATCTCCTTTATCTACCATAATGGCAGGACTGCTAGTTTATTGGTCTGGATTTTCTACACTATTTTATATTATAGTTATAGGATTCATAGGATTATCTATATACTTGGTATTTTATTCAAAATATCCTATAATGAATGTCATATCAATGTTTGCTATACTGATTTCTTCCATTTTATTTTATAATGCTACATCAAGTTTAAGTATAGGAAATAATCTGGCATTTTTACTTTTTATTCTATTATTTACAGGATTTGCGATATTAGAGTTACTTTTCCTGAAAATAGACAAAAACGAAATTAGAGCAACATATTGGCTAGTTCCATTTCTTTCTTCTATGCTTTTGCTATCTTATCTTGGTCCATTTGGATTAAACGATTTAATACCATTTCCATATGATATACCAATAGTTTCAGTTGTAATCTTGGTATTTCACTATCTTGCAGTAAAAAATTCAATACCAAATCTGATAGAGGAAAAACTTGAAGCTGAATAA
- a CDS encoding sulfite exporter TauE/SafE family protein: protein MLLTLLVSLLLASLIAGLLGSLTGLGGGVVLTPILVLFLGIPIDYAIGASLISTIATSASSGSRYLSTGLAHMRVAISLEIATTTGAVTGSLLEYVIEKAHLFTLLDILFGAILIFSVIPNFVRMGSEIPEYKDDPKPDLAYKLKLYGTYYDLALDKQVKYRGRRYPVGLFGMYIAGLVSGLLGIGSGALKVLAMDLGMGLPFKITTATSSFMIGVTAATSSGVYWALGMISPVIVAVTIPGVFIGSNLGSRYLNKMLSRRLRQIFTLVLILLGIQLILRGVGIF, encoded by the coding sequence ATGCTACTAACATTACTTGTTTCATTACTTTTAGCCTCACTAATAGCTGGCCTCTTGGGTTCATTGACTGGTTTAGGTGGAGGAGTAGTTTTAACTCCAATTCTTGTACTCTTTCTAGGAATACCTATAGACTACGCAATAGGAGCTAGTTTAATTTCTACAATAGCTACTTCAGCATCTTCCGGATCTAGATACTTATCAACTGGATTAGCACACATGAGGGTTGCAATATCGTTAGAAATTGCAACTACTACTGGAGCAGTTACTGGATCATTATTGGAATATGTTATAGAAAAAGCTCATCTTTTTACCTTATTAGACATATTATTTGGTGCAATCTTAATTTTCTCAGTTATTCCAAATTTTGTAAGAATGGGAAGTGAAATTCCAGAATATAAAGATGATCCTAAACCAGACTTAGCATATAAATTGAAATTATATGGAACATATTACGATCTAGCTCTGGATAAGCAAGTAAAATACAGAGGAAGAAGATATCCAGTAGGACTTTTCGGAATGTATATTGCAGGTTTAGTCTCAGGTTTACTAGGAATAGGTTCTGGTGCTTTAAAGGTTCTAGCAATGGATTTAGGAATGGGATTGCCATTTAAAATTACTACTGCCACTAGCAGTTTTATGATAGGCGTTACTGCAGCAACTAGTTCAGGAGTATATTGGGCACTAGGAATGATAAGTCCAGTAATAGTAGCAGTTACAATACCTGGAGTCTTTATAGGATCTAATCTAGGTTCAAGATATCTTAATAAGATGCTAAGTAGAAGGCTAAGACAGATTTTCACTTTAGTGTTAATACTTTTAGGTATTCAATTAATTTTGAGAGGTGTTGGAATATTCTAA
- a CDS encoding DUF1634 domain-containing protein translates to MSKTLRYGVIIAAALVVFGLVYFVIQNPNANIYQFNTTDVSLTDYTNPLTISLYGVIVLISLPIIIVFEQVILYMIERDKIYIAISLFVFLMLVFATTLLPRLLHVIF, encoded by the coding sequence ATATCTAAGACATTAAGATATGGAGTCATAATTGCTGCTGCTCTTGTTGTATTTGGTTTAGTTTATTTTGTGATTCAGAATCCTAACGCTAATATATATCAGTTTAATACAACTGACGTGAGTCTAACAGATTATACTAATCCTTTAACTATATCATTATATGGTGTTATAGTACTTATATCTCTACCGATAATAATAGTTTTTGAGCAAGTTATCCTCTATATGATTGAAAGAGATAAAATATATATAGCTATAAGCTTATTTGTATTTTTAATGCTAGTATTTGCTACCACATTATTACCTAGATTATTGCATGTGATTTTCTAA
- a CDS encoding zinc ribbon domain-containing protein, whose protein sequence is MKQCPRCGYMNDDISKYCINCGYQLDLPAPKKHNYKKIAIPSAIAIIVALAFVIALPTVSALMNSGSSVIVLSASDAHNIFGGTWTVIENQTFLKEYPEENITIQYANGTIIQIPYYHSIKSIDHEVMIGNISGTQTKLVINVIQTTTNTFFNRFMVHNRMGFGQMINIMMFGHNRWQGWNAQFSFNETTYDGYTIYYIASNIPYAHTNFIAVKNKTIIEISLNNYTATLSEMEEALNNIV, encoded by the coding sequence ATGAAGCAGTGTCCTAGATGCGGATATATGAACGACGATATTTCAAAATACTGTATTAACTGCGGTTATCAATTAGATCTTCCAGCTCCAAAGAAACATAATTACAAGAAAATAGCTATTCCTTCAGCTATAGCAATAATAGTTGCGTTGGCATTTGTAATAGCCTTACCAACTGTTTCTGCATTAATGAATTCAGGCTCGTCCGTTATAGTTCTTTCCGCATCAGATGCACATAACATATTTGGAGGAACATGGACTGTAATAGAAAATCAAACATTCTTAAAAGAATATCCAGAAGAAAATATAACAATTCAATATGCTAATGGCACAATAATACAAATACCTTATTATCATAGTATAAAGTCAATAGATCACGAAGTTATGATAGGAAATATCAGCGGTACTCAGACCAAATTAGTTATAAACGTAATTCAGACTACTACTAATACATTCTTCAACAGATTTATGGTCCACAATAGAATGGGATTTGGTCAAATGATTAACATAATGATGTTTGGTCATAACAGATGGCAAGGATGGAATGCACAATTCTCATTTAATGAAACAACTTATGACGGATATACTATATATTATATAGCTTCTAATATCCCATATGCTCATACAAACTTTATAGCAGTAAAGAATAAAACGATAATAGAAATTTCGTTAAATAATTATACTGCTACATTAAGTGAGATGGAGGAAGCATTAAATAATATCGTATAA